In the genome of Rhodamnia argentea isolate NSW1041297 chromosome 3, ASM2092103v1, whole genome shotgun sequence, one region contains:
- the LOC115726304 gene encoding protein ACCELERATED CELL DEATH 6-like yields MANPPENPKKLLKVLFTHEGRDSPKEVRNTLLVVATLIAAVTFQAGVNPPGGVWQDSSDGWVPGQAIYASQMVPFYVFLVCNTLAFSSSINLIISLTWGFPFFLEVVVATVSMVVTYGSAVFAVTPKSPSHFRWLLFTGLVPFLLRLVIQMGKYYVWHMSK; encoded by the coding sequence atggcAAACCCTCCTGAGAACCCCAAGAAATTGCTCAAGGTTCTGTTCACCCACGAGGGCCGCGACTCCCCGAAAGAGGTCCGCAACACCCTCCTCGTCGTCGCCACCCTCATCGCCGCCGTCACCTTCCAAGCCGGGGTCAATCCCCCCGGCGGAGTCTGGCAGGACAGCTCCGATGGCTGGGTCCCCGGCCAGGCCATCTACGCCTCCCAAATGGTTCCGTTTTACGTGTTCTTGGTATGCAACACGCTCGCGTTCTCGTCGTCCATCAACCTCATCATCTCCCTCACCTGGGGCTTCCCGTTCTTCCTCGAGGTCGTGGTGGCCACCGTGTCGATGGTCGTCACGTACGGCTCGGCAGTCTTTGCCGTCACTCCCAAGTCGCCCAGCCATTTCCGGTGGCTGCTCTTCACCGGCTTGGTGCCGTTCTTGCTAAGGCTGGTTATCCAGATGGGCAAGTACTACGTGTGGCATATGTCTAAGTGA